In the Streptomyces sp. 3214.6 genome, CGATCCAACCACGGCCCGCCGTCATGTTCTCGGTGAACAACGTGACGTTGCCCAGGGAGAGTTGGGCGCCCGCGAGCCCGCACAGCACACCCGACAGCAGGATCACGCCGTACTGGTACTGCGCCGGGCTCACCCCGAGCGTGGCCGCCGCGTCGGGTGCCTCGCCGACCCCGCGCAGCCGCAGCCCCCACACATGCCGCGACAGCAGCAGTGCGGCGACCGCGACCGCCGCCCACGAGAGGTACGCCAGCGGCGTGAAGCCGCCGATCAGCGGCAGCCCGGCGAGGGACGGGTCGTCGAAGGTGCCCTGCACGCCGAAGACCGTCCGCAGCAGGAAGCTGGTCAGGCCGACGGCCAGGAGGTTCATGGCGATGCCGAGGACCACCGCGTCGCCGCGCAGGGTGACGGCTCCCACGGCCAGGATCAGCGAGTACGCGGCCGCCGCGAGGGTAGCCGCCAGGACGCCGAGCCAGGGGCTGCCGGTGAACCAGCTCGTCGCCACGGCGGTGAAGCAGCCCATCAGCATCATGCCTTCGAGGCCGATGTTGAAGACCCCGGCCCGCTCGCACAGCGCGCCGCCGAGGGCCGCCAGCAGGATCGGAGTGAGGGCGCGCAGCGCCGACATGAGGAGATCGGAGTCGAGGAACATCACACCGCCTCCTTCCCACGGTTGAACCACCGGCTGGGGAAGCGCAGCCGGGCCGCCAGGAACACGATGACGACGGCCTGGAGTATCTGTGTCAGCTCGCGCGGCACCTCCGTCGTCCGCTCCATCGCCAGGCCGCCGACCTGGAGGACGGCGAAGAAGAACGAGGCGATCACCGTGCCGAGCGGGGCGGCCGTCGCGAGCAGCGCGGCGGTCAGACCGGTCCAGGTGTAGCCGGGGGCAGTGAGCGAGCCGTCCACGAAGCGGTACGGGAAGCTCAGCACGCCGATGGCGCCCACGAGTCCGGCGAGGGCGCCGGAGACCGACATCAGCTTCAGTGTCAGGCCCCGGCGTTCGACGCCCGCGTAGGCGGCGAAGCGGGAGTTGAGGCCCGTCATGCGGATCTCGTAGCCGACGGCGGTGCGCCGGTCGGTGAACCAGTACGCGGCGGCGGCGATCGCCACCAGGACGAGCCCGAGGGTGACCGTCGAGTCGCCGAACGCGGGCAGCGCCACCCCGTCCGGCAGCGCCCGTGTCTGCGGCAGGCTGGAGCCGGGCTCCTTGAGCGGGTAGCGCGCCAGGTAGGAGGCGAGCGAGACCGCCGGGTAGCTGAGCAGCAGGCTGCTGACCAGCAGCGGGACGCCGAGGTGGTTCTCGCACAGCGCGGCCAGCGCGGCGTACGCGGCGCCCGCCGCCATCCCCGCGAACAGGACGAGTACGACGGTGAGGGGCGCGGGCAGCGGCGAGTACAGGCCGGTCACGGCCGCGGTGATGCCGCCGAGCACCATCTGCCCGTCGCCGCCGAGGTTGATGAGCCCGGCGCGCAGCGGGATGGCCAGCGCGAGCGCCAGGCCGAGCACGCTGGTGCCGGTGGTCAGGGTGGAGCCGATGCCGTCGGCACCGAGCGAGCCGGTCAGCACGGCCTCGTACGCGGCGACCGGGTCGGCGCCCGTGCCGACCAGGAACAGCGCGCCGATGACGACACCCGCGAGCACGGAGAAGGTGATGGGGGAGCGCAGGGCCCCGGATATCCGCTTGTTCATGTCAGTCGACGGCCTCCACCGCGATGCCGGCGCCGCCCGCCATGGCGAGTCCCAGCGTCCGCTCGTCCGCCTCGTCCTTGGTGTACGCGGCCGTGACCCGGCCCTCGTACATCACCAGCACCCGGTCCGCGAGCCCCCGGATCTCGCTCAGCTCGGCCGAGACGAGGAGGACGGCGTGACCGGCGTCGCGGTAGGCGACGAGCTGGTCGTGGATGTTCTGGATGGCGCCGATGTCGACACCGCGGGTCGGCTGCTCGACGAGCAACAGCGGTGCGTCATGGGCGAGTTCGCGGCCGATCAGCAGCTTCTGCAGGTTGCCGCCGGACAGCGCGGAGGCGGGCACCTCGGTGGTCGCCGCCTTGATGCCGAAGCGCTCGACCAGCCGCCGGGCGTGCGCGCGCACAGCCGTCGGGGGCAGCAGGCCGCGGGAGGAGAGGGACGTGCGGTGGTGGCCCATCGCCAGGTTGTCCGCGACCGAGGCGGCGGGAGCGGTACCGACCGCGTGCCGGTCCTCGGGGACGTAGGCGAGGCCCTTCGCACGGCGCTCGGTGGCCGAGGCGTGGGTGATGTCGTCGCCGGCGAGGGTGACCCGGCCGGCCGTGACCGGCCGCAGCCCGGCCAGTGCCTCGACCAGCTCGCTCTGTCCGTTCCCGGCGACGCCCGCGATGCCGACGATCTCACCGGAGTGGACGGTGAGGTCCACATCGTGGACGGAATCCGTGCCGAAACCGGTTACGCACAACACCGCCCCACCATGCGTGCCCGGTGCGTGGACGCGGTCCAGTCCCACCGCGCGGCCGGTCATCGCAGCGGCGATCTCCCCGGCCGTCGTGTCGGCGGTGACCAGCCGGGCGACCACCCGGCCGTCCCGCAGCACGGTCACGCGGTCGCTGCCCTCCAGCACCTCGCGCAGCTTGTGGGTGACGAGGATCACCGTACGGCCCTGCGCGGCCAGCGACTTGAGCACGGCGAACAGGGCGTCCGCCTCGGCCGGGGTGAGCACGGCCGTCGGCTCGTCGAGGATGAGCGTACGAGCGCCCCGGTGCAGCAGCTTGAGGATCTCCACGCGCTGGCGCAGACCCACCGGCAGGTCACCGACCCGGGCGTCCGGGTCCACGGCCAGCCCGTGCTCCTCGGCGAGTTCACGCACCCGGCGGCGGGCCGCGGCGCGGTCCACCAGACCGTAGCGGCGCGGCTCGGCGGCGTAGACGACGTTCTCGGCGACCGCCAGCGAGTCGAACAGCTTGAAGCTCTGGTGGACCATGCCGAGCCCGGCGGCCATCGCGGCGGAGGGGCTCGCGAAGCGCACCTCCCGCCCGTCGATGCGGACCGAGCCGGCGTCGGCGCGCTCCATGCCGTACAGGACCGACATGAGCGTGGACTTGCCCGCGCCGTTCTCGCCCATCAGGGCGTGGATCTCGCCGCAGCGGACGGTCAGGTCGACGGCGTCGTTGGCGAGCGTGCCGGGGAACCGCTTGGTGATTCCCCGGAGCTCGACGGCGACGTCGGGCACGTCGGTCACGCCCTCGGTGTCAGCTTGCGGCCGGGTCATCGACCTTCAGCTCTCCGGAGA is a window encoding:
- a CDS encoding ABC transporter ATP-binding protein, encoding MTRPQADTEGVTDVPDVAVELRGITKRFPGTLANDAVDLTVRCGEIHALMGENGAGKSTLMSVLYGMERADAGSVRIDGREVRFASPSAAMAAGLGMVHQSFKLFDSLAVAENVVYAAEPRRYGLVDRAAARRRVRELAEEHGLAVDPDARVGDLPVGLRQRVEILKLLHRGARTLILDEPTAVLTPAEADALFAVLKSLAAQGRTVILVTHKLREVLEGSDRVTVLRDGRVVARLVTADTTAGEIAAAMTGRAVGLDRVHAPGTHGGAVLCVTGFGTDSVHDVDLTVHSGEIVGIAGVAGNGQSELVEALAGLRPVTAGRVTLAGDDITHASATERRAKGLAYVPEDRHAVGTAPAASVADNLAMGHHRTSLSSRGLLPPTAVRAHARRLVERFGIKAATTEVPASALSGGNLQKLLIGRELAHDAPLLLVEQPTRGVDIGAIQNIHDQLVAYRDAGHAVLLVSAELSEIRGLADRVLVMYEGRVTAAYTKDEADERTLGLAMAGGAGIAVEAVD
- a CDS encoding ABC transporter permease, translating into MFLDSDLLMSALRALTPILLAALGGALCERAGVFNIGLEGMMLMGCFTAVATSWFTGSPWLGVLAATLAAAAYSLILAVGAVTLRGDAVVLGIAMNLLAVGLTSFLLRTVFGVQGTFDDPSLAGLPLIGGFTPLAYLSWAAVAVAALLLSRHVWGLRLRGVGEAPDAAATLGVSPAQYQYGVILLSGVLCGLAGAQLSLGNVTLFTENMTAGRGWIAVVAVMLGRAAPLGVLLAALLFGLAEAAGFRLQGLGLPQQATDAAPYVVTLGALFLTTARRRRRRRPSGARS
- a CDS encoding ABC transporter permease, with translation MNKRISGALRSPITFSVLAGVVIGALFLVGTGADPVAAYEAVLTGSLGADGIGSTLTTGTSVLGLALALAIPLRAGLINLGGDGQMVLGGITAAVTGLYSPLPAPLTVVLVLFAGMAAGAAYAALAALCENHLGVPLLVSSLLLSYPAVSLASYLARYPLKEPGSSLPQTRALPDGVALPAFGDSTVTLGLVLVAIAAAAYWFTDRRTAVGYEIRMTGLNSRFAAYAGVERRGLTLKLMSVSGALAGLVGAIGVLSFPYRFVDGSLTAPGYTWTGLTAALLATAAPLGTVIASFFFAVLQVGGLAMERTTEVPRELTQILQAVVIVFLAARLRFPSRWFNRGKEAV